A genomic segment from Pseudoxanthomonas sp. CF385 encodes:
- a CDS encoding DUF4156 domain-containing protein, whose amino-acid sequence MRLALLAVASTVLLSACTWVHLAPTAKNVRVIPGGAAPAGCEKRGEVSVSVKDSVAFYERNNLRVRDELETLARNEGPGLQADTLQPLGDPANGEQRFAAYRCGR is encoded by the coding sequence ATGCGTCTCGCCCTGCTTGCCGTGGCTTCCACCGTGCTGTTGTCCGCCTGCACCTGGGTGCACCTGGCCCCGACCGCGAAGAACGTCCGCGTCATCCCGGGCGGCGCGGCCCCCGCCGGCTGCGAGAAGCGCGGCGAAGTGTCGGTGTCGGTGAAGGACAGCGTCGCCTTCTACGAGCGCAACAACCTGCGCGTGCGCGACGAGCTGGAAACCCTCGCCCGCAACGAAGGGCCCGGCCTTCAGGCCGACACCCTGCAGCCGCTGGGCGACCCCGCCAACGGCGAGCAGCGCTTCGCCGCCTACCGGTGCGGCCGATAA